AGCACATATATTCCACCCGGTTGGGAAAATACATGCAGGACGTAAATCTGACTCCTGATTTCCCCACCGCGGCCGCGACCGCCCAGGCAATGTGGGAGAAGAAAACCGCTCTTCATGTGAATGGTGTGATCTCTATCGATCCGGTGGTACTGAGCTACATCCTTCAAACCACGGGACCGGTGGCAATCAAGGGCCCGGAACTGGATGCTGTCCGAGCTGCCGGCCTGCCTACCGAACTAGACGGCAGCAATGTCGTTTCGACTCTACTTTCTGAGGTCTACGCGAAAATTCCTCAGCCGCAGATGCAGGATTCCTATTTTGCCGGTGTAGCCAAGGAGGTCTTTGCTGCCCTTTCCGATGGAAAGGGCGAAGCGAAGGGACTGATCACAGGAATCACGCGAGGGGCCGAAGAAGGCCGGGTACTGCTCTGGTCTGATGAGCACGCAGAGCAGGAAGTGATTACACGATATTCGATCAGTGGTTCGGTCGCCGGCCCTAGTATTTCCCCTGCTCAATTTGGCGTGTACTTCAATGACGGCACAGGTGCCAAAATGGACTACTACATCAAGCACACTGTCCAGCTAGTGAAAGAATGCCCGCTGAACGGCTACGAACAAACGACCGTGCGAATCACCAGCACGAACACTGCGCCTCCGGAGGCCGGCAAGGCTCTGCCCTCCTACGTCACAGGCGGGGGGGCATACGGCGTTCCCCCTGGTTCCGTCCAAACAAACGTCATCGCCTACGGGCCAGTTCAGGCAAATGTCGAATCTGCAAAGCTAGATGGTCAGCGAACGGAATTTGCGCCCTACATCCACGCAGGTCGCCCCGTCGGCGTCCTCGGGCAACGACTTGCACCAGGCGAAAGCAAGACCATCGAATTCACATTCGACAAAATCGTTCAGCACACAGAACCTAACTTGTTTGTAACCCCCTCCGTGCAGTCGGTCAAGGACGTGACACTGCCCACCGAAAACGCAACTTGCGGGTAGACCGGTAGCCCGGTGCATTAACACTATGTAAACCGATTGGATTGCGATTGCTCACAACCAACGGCAGATGGTAGCGTCTCTTTCGGGATATCTATCCGTAGTTCTGCACAGGGTCTCGTGCAGAGGGGACAATTCCTCACATCGGGTATCAGAAACTAAAACGTCTCCGGGGGGACACACATGAAAAAAACAGTCGCTGCACTCGCACTTGCAGGATCCATAGCACTTATCGGTACCGCGCCCGCGATGGCGGCAACCTACCCGGCACTCCCGCCGCAGGCAGCTGTTTCCGACGGTACCGTCGGGCCGGGTGAAACCTTTATCTTCCGTGGCCAGGGCTTCCTTGCTGGCGAATCACTGACCATCCGGGTCACGCCTGGCCAAGCACCCGCTTCCAATGGGGCCAACATCGCGGGTAGCCGCTCGGTAGCAGGACGTATCAACGTTGTGGCTGAGGCTCAGACCCTAAAGGCGACTGCTGATGCGCAGGGAACGGTATCGCTGCCGATCGCCATCAATGAACCTGGCACTTACAGCGTGACCGCGACTGGAGACACGTCCGGTGTAACGGTTGGTCCTGTCGTGGTCAAGGTCACGCCAGCAGCGCTCGTGGCCAACGGTAATTCCGCGCTTTCTAACAGCGGCTCCAATCTGGCGAACACTGGCGCCGACTCCGGCCTGATCCTCTGGAGCGTCGTCGGCGTTGGCGCGCTGGCAGCAGGTGCAACCTCGGTAATGGTAGTTCGCCGCCGTGCCAAGGCAGAGGCAGCTGCATAACCGCAACATCATATAGCTACTCAAAATGGGTGCTTTTCCGTGAACGGAAAAGCACCCATTTTTTGTGGTATCTATAGGAGCTATGGGGAGACATTGGCGCAAGACACCACGAAAGTTCGACTTGGCGTTTCCATTGCCTCAGCAGCCACAGGCGCTCCGCTACGTCCTTCTCCTGCTGCTTACCGGGTCCGCCACGGTTACCGCCTTTCTCGCCCTCCTACGGACCGTCTAAGGGTGTTCTTGAGGTATCCGCGAAGCCAGCGCGTCAGCCAGATTACTCTCGCAGCCATCATGGTACCGCTTGCTTTCATTGCCTTTTGGCCGACACCTGTCGATCAGCCCGTATCAGGGCAGGTCTCGCAATTACTGAATTTTCTCCGGGACCACGGCATCCCGAGATGGGTTGACTATGACTTCCTGGAAGCCTTAGCGAACGTGGCTCTGTTCCTCCCCATCGGATTCACGGCCGCGCTTGCCTTTCCGGAAAAACGCTGGTGGCAATCAGGCGCTCTCGGGCTGGCAATTTCTGGCTGTATCGAGTTAGGACAGCTGCTTTTTCTGAGGGACCGCTTTGCGAGCCCGTCAGATGTTGTGACAAACACGTCAGGTGCCATCATCGGAGCCTTACTAAGCGCCCTGGCGCTGAAAAAGAGGGGAGGCCCGCTGCCCTACAGGCGCAGACCTCCCCGAAGGCGTTAGCGCCGTAAATTAGCCAACGAAGCTCTTCATCCAAGTCTTGAGGTCCTCGCCGAACTCCACGCGCTCTGAAGCAAGGGTAATCACGGCCTTAAGGTAACTCAGCTTGTCGCCAGTGTCGTAGCGGCGGCCCTTGAACACCACGCCGTACACGCCGGAGCCTTCGCCCTCGCTTGCGGCCAGCGTCTGCAGGGCGTCGGTCAGCTGAATCTCGTTGCCGCGGCCTGGCGCCGTGTTTTCCAAGACACCGAACACGTTGTGGTGCAGCACGTAGCGGCCGATAACAGCGAGGTTGGACGGTGCGTCAGCGACAGCAGGCTTCTCTACAAGGCTGTTGACGCGGACATAGTCCTCGCCTTCAACTACCGAAATATCAGCGCAGCCGTAGGCACTGATCTGCGACGGATCGACCTCGATCAGGGCGATCACAGACCCCCCGGTCTTCTGTTGCACCGCCATCATCGTGCTGAGCAGGTCCTCGGCCTCGTCGATGAGGTCGTCACCCAGGAGCACGGCAAAAGGTTCGTCGCCCACGTGCTGCTGTGCACACAGCACCGCGTGGCCGAGGCCCTTGGCTTCGCCCTGGCGGACATAGTGGATGGGACCCAGATTGGAGGCGTACTCCACCAGGCCGAGCTTGTCTTTATCACCCTTGGCTTCCAGGGCAGCTTCCAAGCCCGGTTCGCGGTCGAAGTGGTCCTCGAGCGCGCGCTTGTTGCGGCCAGTAATCATCAGCAAGTCCGTGAGACCTGCGTCAATCGCTTCCTCCACCACGTACTGGATGGCCGGACGGTCAACCACCGGCAACATTTCCTTCGGCATCGCCTTGGTGGCGGGCAGGAAGCGTGTTCCCAATCCGGCAGCAGGAATGACGGCTTTGGTAATAGCTTTCCCCGTAGTCATAGCTGAACCTTAACAAATTTGGCGGGTTAAACGGCAATTGAAAGCAAAGTCATCTAAGGCCACGAAGGTTGCGCACGAGTCGCGGAAATCCCCGTAGAAAGCGCTTCCACCGGTCACTATGAAGCCTCAGCCTTCCTGTCAAGGACATGTCCGCGTAGATGTTGCCGCTCAAAAAGACCTCTGAACGGGGAAAGAGCGCTCGCCAGAGCAATCGGGCCTTGTCTCGCCAAGGAGCCTGCATGATGGCTATGAACCGTGCACTCCCTGGTTCCTGGGCCCTACCTCGATTGCGCCACTCCAGGGACGGGTCTGGCCACTCTGGCGGAATGTGCTCAGAGAGGAGATCTTCCAGAAAAGGGCGCACAGCAGCGAGGGATCCTGTTGCCATGGCAATTTTCAAGACGGCATCGGCGTACAAGTGCCGGCTCGTGAATCTACTCAAGAACTCAAGCTCCTGCCGACAAGTGGGGTGTCGCGGGGTTCGCAAAGCATGCAACGCTACGACCAGTATTCCGAGCGGTATTGAGGGGACCCGTACCTCCTGCCCAGCGATTTTTATATCCACAGTGTTCGCCCACATCGTCTCAAAGGAGCGTGCCGCCGGTCTATCCATCCCGGGAAAGCGAAAGTGGACGTCTATGCAACAAGGCCAACGAGGATGGCCAATAGTCACGGAGTGTTTGGGGAAGCTCCCGCTCTCAGGTTCGGACGGCCGTTGTTGCCAACCCCTGCCCTCAAGGGCAAGCAGGATGAGTTCGACGTCTGAAGGTGCCACAAAGACATCAACGTCCCCAGAAATCCTCGGTTCACGCAGCCCTTGCAGCACACTCACCGGCCCCTTGATGAAGAAGGCCCGAATACCCAAAGCGTCCACCACGCGCTGGACCATTGCATGGCCGAGGAGCACAGCCTCTGGAAGACTGAGCATCGTTTCATTGGAGTCTTCCGCCATAGCCTCTGCCTAGACCCTAGTCCTGCGGCCACCTGGCAATGGTTCGAGGGCACCGCCAGAAGCTTTTGGTGCCTCGAGGCGATTAAATCTTGTCGCTGAACCGGGTTCAAGCGTGGACGTATAGGTTCCGTAGTAGGAGTAGGCGTCAGTGCCCTTGATGGGAACGTAGTTGAGAACCGCTCCCAGGACCCGACCCTTGACCTTGTCAAGGTTACCCAAGGACTGGTCCAGCTGCTCCTGGGTGGTCCTGCCGGTTCGAATCACGAGGATGGCACCGTCTGCTGCCCGGGAAAGGACGGCAGCATCCGTAACGGGAAGAAGCGGCGGCGCGTCGATCAGGACCACAGCATCCTTGGCCAAGGCATCGAGCATATTCTTCATAGCCCGGGAGCCGAGCAGCTCGCTGGGGTTTGGTGGGATGCGCCCAGATCCCAGGACTGAAAGGTTAGGCAGCGCGCCCCAGGGCTGGAGGACATCAGCAAGCTCGGCGGCCCCAGTAAGCACGTCGGTGACTCCTGCTCCAGGAACAAGGTTGAAGACGTCCACCAGCGTGGGCCGGCGGAGGTCGCCGTCGACCACCACCACGTTTTCACCCGCTGCCGCCATGGTGACTGCCAGGTTGGCCGTGACAGTGGATTTTCCCTCTGCCTGCAGTGAGCTGGTGACGACGATGATCCGCGGCGGCTGGTCCACGTCAAGGAAGCTGAGGTTGGTGCGCAGCTCGCGGAGAGCTTCAGCCATGGCACCGCCGGCATCATGAAGTTGTGCTGCCGTCCCAGCGTCCACAATGGTGCTCCTACCATCCAACCGGTGGTCCACTGGCAAGGTGCCAATCACGGGAACGCCGAACCTTCGCTCGATATCCGCAGCCTTCCGGATCCGCCGGTCCAAGTGCCGCCGGACCAATGCATAAGCCACACCCAAGGCCAGCCCGACAAGGGCGCCGAGCGCCAGATTGAGCTTGGTGTTGGGCGATGTGGGGGTGGTGGGTAGGACGGCCTTACCCAGGGGGAGGACACGGACAGCCGTTGCTGCACTCTCTGAGGCCCCGGCCTGAGAGAGTGCAGCAACACCTGACGCTGGCTCTGTGGGAGGCGCCGTCTCGATCGCCTCCACCTGGGCGGCGAGGCCGTTGACCCAGACATCAGCCACGCGCTGGGCAGTTGCAGGGTCCTTGGATTGTGCGGTGATCCTGATCTCGGCTGTGTCCAGAGGCACCTTGACGCTGATGCTACCCAGCAGGGCATCGGCAGTCGTCGTCAGGTCCAGGGCCTTGATAACCCGGTCCGCTACAAGCCGCGATTTGGCCACCGACTCGTAGTTTTTGACCTTGGCCTTAGCCAGGCTGTCACCGGCCAGGGCCAGGCTCACGTTGTCCGACCCCGGCGTGACAACAATTCCGCTGGAATCGGAGGAGTAGATCTTGGGCTGGAGGACAGTCCATCCGGCGGCCGCCAGGGTGGCCAGCAGGGTGAAGGCGACAATGGCCTTCCAGTAGACCCGGAGGACGTTCAGATAGTCGGCGAGATCCAGGCCAGGAGATGTCTCCGCAGGGGCTGCTGTTGTGCTCAAAGTGCTTCCTTAGACTCAAGTTCTTGCGGGCGGCATGCGGGCCGTTCAGTTGCGGCCGCGGACCAAAATCGACTTTGCGAGGAGCTGCTCCACGGCTCCGGCGACGGTGACGCGGTAACCATCGGGTTGGCCGTGCATCATACCGACGTGTTTCGTGATCTGTTGCAAATTTGCCGGGCCGGCGCAGGCTTCCCAGATCGCTGGGCCAATGCCGCTCAGGCGCACGACTTCGTTGTCCGACATGACCAGCAAGTCATCCCCGATGGCCACCGCGTCCCTTAGGGCCCTGCGCTGGACTATGCCGGCTGGAAGGTGCCCTGGGTGGACAGCTTCTCTTGCGGCCGATTCCCACTCTGTCCCTGACGCCGACTGCAGCCGGAACAGGGGCTCCAGGGTCGCAGGAAGATCGGCGGCCTCCGAGTAGGTCACCCGCCACACTCCCCCAACGCTCTCGATAAGGCGGCAGAGCGACTGCAGCGGATCCACGACTTCGGCCTGCGAGGACGAGTCTGGGATCAGCGCAAGCACGGCATCGGCCAGCGGTACCTTTTCCAGCACGGGAGCGGTTGCAGGGTTTCCCCGGACCCGGTTCAGGAGCACGATGGACTGGATGAAAGGCATAGCCGGGGCCGGTTGAAGTCCGAATTCGTCCGGCCCAACTTGGCGCTTGGGTGCGCCCTCGCCCCGCTTCACAGACAGCGGTTTGGGATAAGGAATTACGGAGCCATCCCAGGCAATGGCCACGGTCTCGTCCGTGACGTAGCCATAGCTTCTGGCGAGCACGGATGCTGCGGTGGTCTTTCCTGTTCCAGACTTGGCCACCAGCGCCACCACGGCCCCCGTGCCGGGTTCCGCCACGCCGCAGGCGTGGAGCATGGTCAGTTCACCGGCATTGGCCAGAATGGCGGCAACCGTTAGACGGGACGTCAGGTTCTCAGCCAACTCTTCGAAGGAGGCGGCTGCCAACAGGAATGTGCTTACCGGGTGCTTGGTGGACGTGGTGGTGACCGAGGCAGTGAAGGGCGTGCCTGGAGTGGGCTCCGGTGGCACCGGCGGCAACTGAGGCTCACCGGTGCTGATGCACCGAGCCCAAGCTGAATTCATGCTGACGCGCTGTTGCCAGCTGACTGCACGGCCCCAGCGGACCACAAACTTCTGCCCCAGGACATCCAGGGACAGGAGATCACTGCCTCTTGCCAGTTCCTCAATCAGACGCTGCTGCCAACCCGCACGTTCGATGCCCGTTGCCGTCATGCCGTTAGAGCCCAGCGCCGAGGTATGCCTCAATCAGGCGCTGCGCTTCGAGGCTGGCCAGGAAGTCCTCCACCTGGCCCTGCATCTGTCCAGACTGGTCCTCGAAGGTGGCCTCAAGCTCGGCGAAGATGTCCTGCTCGCTTCGCTGCCCGTCAATCAGGTCCCAGATGAACGCAGCAGTTCCCTCCAGGACCACGGGCTGGGTTGCGTCGAGGTGCAGCAGGGCGACGCGCGCCCGAGGCTCTGTACAGACTTCTGCGACCAAGCCGCCCCGTTTCCAGACCATACTTAGAACTGGATGGTCGGGTTGGGACTGGCGGTGGGCGTCAAGGAGAGTGAGCCGCCAGCGTTCGCCGTCAAAACTACCGAGGTGGTCATGACGAAGGAATACGTGACGGCGCTCGGCTTCGGATTCACAGTTTCGTAGTTGTAGAGAATTGTGAAATTTAGCGTCTGCCCGGCAGCAATGGCCCCGCTGTACGAAAAGGACGTTGTAGACGCGTGTTGAGTGAAAGAAACGGCCGCCGAAGTCGTGGCAGGGGACAGCGATTCAACACCGATCCCAACGAGCACAGTACCCACCGGGGCTAATTTGATGTTGACGCTGACGGTGCCGGTAAAAGACGACGTCCCAGTGTTATTGAGGCTAAGAGTTGCGGGAGCGGTCCCCCCATATTTGGTGCCGCCGCCCCCAATCTTGGAGTACTGCGGGGCGGCCCCGTTCACCAAAGCAGCTGTTGCACTGATGGGCGGTGGAGATGCGGCGGCGGCGGGGGCCGCAATGGCGGTGGCGATAACCGGCAGGGACCAGGCCACACCCGCGACGACGCGACGGCGACTAAAGCCGCCCTCTTCTTCTACATCCACTCCAGCGTTCGAAATTTCAGACAATTGTGCCCCCAGAATAGGTTTCCAGCTGCGGCTGCCTTTTGAGACCGGCAGCGCGCTATGGCCGGTGTTGCCCGGCTTCGCCTACTCTCGCGAACACAAATAAAGATTTCTGCAAACGCGTTGCAATTTTTTATCAAGAATCCTTCAAGGAATCTTGAACAAGCCCGCTAGCGGGAGGAACCGGAGAACTTCGGTTCGCGCTTCTCCTGGAACGCCCGGAAGCCTTCCGCGTAGTCCTCGGTCTTGCAGAGTCGCGCCTGTTCCTCGTTCTCCTCCTGCATGGCCTGCCACAGGCCCAGCCGCTGGTCGCGGATGTGCGCCACCAGCTCCTTGGAGGCAACAAAGGCGCCCGTGGCGCCGGCAGCAACCCGCGAAACAATCTCCCGCGTGGACTCCAACAAAGAGTCGGCAGGCATGGCGCGGCTGAACATCCCCTGCGCCACCGCCTCCGCGCCGGAGATCAGGTCCGCCGTGTAGATCAGGTCCAGCGTCCGGTGCATGCCCAAACGCTCGGTGAAGTACCAGTGCCCGCCCGAATCCAGCGTGGCCCCCAGCTTGGCGAACGGCGAGCCGAACTTCGCGTTCTCCGCCACGTACACCACGTCCGTGGCCAGCAGCAGCCCCAGCCCCACGCCCAGGCACGCGCCCTGCGCCGCGGCAAAGGTGGGTGCCGGGAACGCGGCCATCTTCTGCAGCAGCGGCTCCACCAGGCCGCCCAGGTACGCGGCGGCGTCATCGTTCTCCGGGGTGACCCCGGCGATGTCCCGGCCCGCGCAGAAGGCCCGTCCCTCTCCCCTCAGCAGCAGCGCCCGCACCTCACCGCGTGAGGCGGCGGCAGCAGCGTCGTCGTACGCCTGTGCTAAATCCCGCAGCGCCTGCTCATCCAGGGAGTTCAGCTTGTGCGGGGCGTCCAGCACTA
This region of Arthrobacter sp. DNA4 genomic DNA includes:
- a CDS encoding DUF4012 domain-containing protein — its product is MIAASLWLGAKALTLSENLSTASALAPKLKGAILANDQRTAAATVGDIGARTHAAREVADDPLWVMATALPWVGPNLRAASEAATSADDVVRLGAAPMVDVLQTLDWSALAPNKNGVDLVPLADANPKIAAAAEAVRQSADRIDGIDVDKLLPEIKKPLEEARTELRSLRRVVGVAADAAALAPDMMGAQAPRNYLLIIQNNAEARASGGIPGALAVLTLDKGRLTLGSQSSAGELGIMSPPFPVDAQQQHIYSTRLGKYMQDVNLTPDFPTAAATAQAMWEKKTALHVNGVISIDPVVLSYILQTTGPVAIKGPELDAVRAAGLPTELDGSNVVSTLLSEVYAKIPQPQMQDSYFAGVAKEVFAALSDGKGEAKGLITGITRGAEEGRVLLWSDEHAEQEVITRYSISGSVAGPSISPAQFGVYFNDGTGAKMDYYIKHTVQLVKECPLNGYEQTTVRITSTNTAPPEAGKALPSYVTGGGAYGVPPGSVQTNVIAYGPVQANVESAKLDGQRTEFAPYIHAGRPVGVLGQRLAPGESKTIEFTFDKIVQHTEPNLFVTPSVQSVKDVTLPTENATCG
- a CDS encoding LPXTG cell wall anchor domain-containing protein, translating into MKKTVAALALAGSIALIGTAPAMAATYPALPPQAAVSDGTVGPGETFIFRGQGFLAGESLTIRVTPGQAPASNGANIAGSRSVAGRINVVAEAQTLKATADAQGTVSLPIAINEPGTYSVTATGDTSGVTVGPVVVKVTPAALVANGNSALSNSGSNLANTGADSGLILWSVVGVGALAAGATSVMVVRRRAKAEAAA
- a CDS encoding VanZ family protein, which produces MVPLAFIAFWPTPVDQPVSGQVSQLLNFLRDHGIPRWVDYDFLEALANVALFLPIGFTAALAFPEKRWWQSGALGLAISGCIELGQLLFLRDRFASPSDVVTNTSGAIIGALLSALALKKRGGPLPYRRRPPRRR
- the galU gene encoding UTP--glucose-1-phosphate uridylyltransferase GalU, with the translated sequence MTTGKAITKAVIPAAGLGTRFLPATKAMPKEMLPVVDRPAIQYVVEEAIDAGLTDLLMITGRNKRALEDHFDREPGLEAALEAKGDKDKLGLVEYASNLGPIHYVRQGEAKGLGHAVLCAQQHVGDEPFAVLLGDDLIDEAEDLLSTMMAVQQKTGGSVIALIEVDPSQISAYGCADISVVEGEDYVRVNSLVEKPAVADAPSNLAVIGRYVLHHNVFGVLENTAPGRGNEIQLTDALQTLAASEGEGSGVYGVVFKGRRYDTGDKLSYLKAVITLASERVEFGEDLKTWMKSFVG
- a CDS encoding nucleotidyltransferase family protein, whose amino-acid sequence is MAEDSNETMLSLPEAVLLGHAMVQRVVDALGIRAFFIKGPVSVLQGLREPRISGDVDVFVAPSDVELILLALEGRGWQQRPSEPESGSFPKHSVTIGHPRWPCCIDVHFRFPGMDRPAARSFETMWANTVDIKIAGQEVRVPSIPLGILVVALHALRTPRHPTCRQELEFLSRFTSRHLYADAVLKIAMATGSLAAVRPFLEDLLSEHIPPEWPDPSLEWRNRGRAQEPGSARFIAIMQAPWRDKARLLWRALFPRSEVFLSGNIYADMSLTGRLRLHSDRWKRFLRGFPRLVRNLRGLR
- a CDS encoding polysaccharide biosynthesis tyrosine autokinase codes for the protein MSTTAAPAETSPGLDLADYLNVLRVYWKAIVAFTLLATLAAAGWTVLQPKIYSSDSSGIVVTPGSDNVSLALAGDSLAKAKVKNYESVAKSRLVADRVIKALDLTTTADALLGSISVKVPLDTAEIRITAQSKDPATAQRVADVWVNGLAAQVEAIETAPPTEPASGVAALSQAGASESAATAVRVLPLGKAVLPTTPTSPNTKLNLALGALVGLALGVAYALVRRHLDRRIRKAADIERRFGVPVIGTLPVDHRLDGRSTIVDAGTAAQLHDAGGAMAEALRELRTNLSFLDVDQPPRIIVVTSSLQAEGKSTVTANLAVTMAAAGENVVVVDGDLRRPTLVDVFNLVPGAGVTDVLTGAAELADVLQPWGALPNLSVLGSGRIPPNPSELLGSRAMKNMLDALAKDAVVLIDAPPLLPVTDAAVLSRAADGAILVIRTGRTTQEQLDQSLGNLDKVKGRVLGAVLNYVPIKGTDAYSYYGTYTSTLEPGSATRFNRLEAPKASGGALEPLPGGRRTRV
- a CDS encoding PqqD family protein, yielding MVWKRGGLVAEVCTEPRARVALLHLDATQPVVLEGTAAFIWDLIDGQRSEQDIFAELEATFEDQSGQMQGQVEDFLASLEAQRLIEAYLGAGL
- a CDS encoding enoyl-CoA hydratase/isomerase family protein, with product MISLSISNGIAEVVLDAPHKLNSLDEQALRDLAQAYDDAAAAASRGEVRALLLRGEGRAFCAGRDIAGVTPENDDAAAYLGGLVEPLLQKMAAFPAPTFAAAQGACLGVGLGLLLATDVVYVAENAKFGSPFAKLGATLDSGGHWYFTERLGMHRTLDLIYTADLISGAEAVAQGMFSRAMPADSLLESTREIVSRVAAGATGAFVASKELVAHIRDQRLGLWQAMQEENEEQARLCKTEDYAEGFRAFQEKREPKFSGSSR